A segment of the Odoribacter splanchnicus DSM 20712 genome:
AAGGTTTCCGTTGGCTTTCAATCGTGTGTAGCACTCTTTACAGGTTGTGTTACCACGTAATGCCGACCACGAGGCGACATATAGCAGTGAACGCAGGCTCACATCCCCGTTACGGTTTATCCCACCTTTGATGTGCACGGATGTTCCGGATTGCTGGTATGTCGGGCATATTCCGATAAAACGGGAAATTTGCTTTGCGTTATCGAAATAGGAGAATCCTCCGGTAGCGACAATCAAGGCCGTAGCCAAAGTGATACCAATTTCTTTGATGGATGTAAGAAGTTTAATCTGCCTGTCAAACTCTGACGAAGCCAGGTCTGCAAGTTCAGATTCCAAAGACTCTATTTGACTGGCCAAAAAAGAATATGTTAAAGCAATAAATAACAAGCTTATCTTTACAAAAAATAACTGTTCTGCTATAGATTCATTAAAAGTATGCCAGGAAGCCTACGAAGATTTATTGGCAAATCTCATAGATGTAAATAAAGTTATAGAGCAAGCAGAAAATGATTCACTTGAAATAAATTTGCAATATCCATTCCCAACTACATATTCAGCTTCTCACACAAGTTATATATTCACAAAACATAATACGACAAATAATTTAAATATTCTTTCCCCACGTTTAAAAACTTCAAGCGAAGATGGAGGAACAACAGAAAGAAATGTATTGTTAGCTTCAATGGCAGCTAATAGTCATTGTTATTTCCAAAGTGGCACTGCTAACATAAAATCTATAACACATGTAAATATTTCCATTTTCTTTTGGTCTTTTATGATTTATGATGAGGTATGGGGACACCATAATGGTGCAAATGGATTAGGTGTAATTGGAGAAAATAATGGTAATTATGAATATGATTGGTTATATGCTTTAGATAATCACACAGGAGAATTTAATTGGGAATTTCGTAACGTATCTTCCAGTACAGATGGCGTTTCTATTAATCATAATTTTTTTGGTAAAAAAGTAAATCGATAGATCGGGATATTCAGTAAATATCCCTACCTAAAGATAAAAAAGTCAACTAATTCGCAATAATTTACACATGAATCAGTCGACTAATTTCCTAATATTTTAGGAATGTCCCTGGATCAACCACAGTTGTTTTGCTAAATCGTCCTTTTCAATTTCTCATTGATTCTGGAGCGGACTTTAATCATAGCATTCTTTTTCTTAATCCATTCGACAAGCCGTTCCATATCGCCTGCATTTTGAAATTCCAGAATCTTCTCGTCAGCCTCGCGGCAAAGGATTTCTACCCGGCGCATCTTATAATTATCTACAATTTTAGGCAATAGTTCGTCGAGCATCATCTCTTCGGTCCGCATCGAGGAATCTTTCAGGGTCCAAAGTTTACTCAATTCATAGGGTTCGCTCAGAATATCCGCGACAAGTTCACAAATCGACACATCCGGGTTGCCGATAAAATACTTAGAAGGGATAAATCCGGGATTCCGATAATTCTTCCGGTATTCATTCTGAATTTCTCTCAAACGGGGATTCAACATTTCCAGTTCGTCCTCAGCCAGTTCGTGAATGATATATTCCCCGACAGTAACCGAATAAGGCATCCCGTCACGCTCTTCTTCGTAAAGCTCCTGTCCTCCGAAGAGCAACAAATAACGCACCAACACCATTTCTTCGGTGTCGCAAGGCGTCACCTGAACAGTCTTGGCCGGAGTCAGAGTCACCCGAGGGGGCTGTTGAGTGGGCGATTTATAGGGCAAAGGGGTCGGATCGCCGACTTTTTCTTTCCGGATACGGGCGATCTCATTGTAAAGGAGCTTTTCTTCCACCTTCATTTGGTTCGCAGTCTCCTGAACATATACCGAACGGGTGATCGTATCGGGAATCAACGAAATACTCCTGACGATATCTGTAATCAACTTCGCTCTTTCTATCGGATCACTACCCGCTTGTGTCAACAATAATTTTGTCTTGAAATGAATAAAATCCGTTTCATGCCCGGAGATATACTCCAACACTTCTTCGGCAGTATGCGCCTGCGCATAGGAATCGGGGTCCTCGCCGTCGGGCAAGGACACGACACGGACATTCAATCCCTCTTCGAGTACCAGGTCGATCCCGCGTAGAGACGCTTTTATTCCCGCAGCATCACCGTCATAGATGATCGTTACATTCGGGGTCAAACGGCGGATCAGACGGATTTGTTCGATCGTCAGAGAAGTACCCGAAGAAGCCACGGTATTTTCTATCCCCTTTTGGTGAAAAGAGATCACATCGAGATATCCCTCTACCAAATAACAACGATTGTGCTGTACAATACTTTTCTTGGCAAAATAGATCCCGTACAGCGTACGGCTCTTGTGGTAAATCTCAGACTCCGGAGAGTTGAGGTATTTGGCACTTTTCTTATCGTTGGTCATAATCCGGCCACCGAAAGCAATGATCTTACCGGCCAAATCACGAAT
Coding sequences within it:
- the dnaG gene encoding DNA primase, translating into MIDQATIQKIFDAADIYEVISDFVSLKKRGVNYVGCCPFHNEKTGSFTVSPSKGIYKCFGCGKGGNAVNFIMEHEQLSYVEALRWLAAKYNIIIEEKELSEHEKQEKSERESMLIVTNYAEEFFVQQLLHTDEGKSVGLGYFRRRGLDDRTIEKFGLGYCPEAWDGFTKAALEKGYKKEFLVKTGLTIESERGLFDRFRARVMFPIRDLAGKIIAFGGRIMTNDKKSAKYLNSPESEIYHKSRTLYGIYFAKKSIVQHNRCYLVEGYLDVISFHQKGIENTVASSGTSLTIEQIRLIRRLTPNVTIIYDGDAAGIKASLRGIDLVLEEGLNVRVVSLPDGEDPDSYAQAHTAEEVLEYISGHETDFIHFKTKLLLTQAGSDPIERAKLITDIVRSISLIPDTITRSVYVQETANQMKVEEKLLYNEIARIRKEKVGDPTPLPYKSPTQQPPRVTLTPAKTVQVTPCDTEEMVLVRYLLLFGGQELYEEERDGMPYSVTVGEYIIHELAEDELEMLNPRLREIQNEYRKNYRNPGFIPSKYFIGNPDVSICELVADILSEPYELSKLWTLKDSSMRTEEMMLDELLPKIVDNYKMRRVEILCREADEKILEFQNAGDMERLVEWIKKKNAMIKVRSRINEKLKRTI